The following proteins are encoded in a genomic region of Microtus ochrogaster isolate Prairie Vole_2 chromosome 5, MicOch1.0, whole genome shotgun sequence:
- the Pih1d2 gene encoding PIH1 domain-containing protein 2: MRASSKGLLTQISQFWNMLDDLAENDPERYRNFIEQKLKDGKQLCVDPEPQLCLQTKILKPKEKVLFINLCQWKRIPAPQSANHPVPISVGRPEDFSEASGSYTVIDVAYNPDVLQAAEKDQGIKDQLIKMAMHCIEERLQFTLARSYRVTSFSIKGNIQRTKENLTGIKTDFTGFKEIMRTENTLEMMRGSSESEPNHLPQVLLNKKQASGKGQCLIEEISSSEIQVEVKKPAYELKIVKDQNEKPLKIELKIKLPGITSVSLCELSVSEVDLLIEVSEKYRLYLNLPESINTEMTTAKFVKNKSLLFITMPLA; the protein is encoded by the exons ATGAGGGCATCCTCAAAGGGACTTCTCACCCAGATTTCTCAGTTCTGGAATATGCTGGATGATTTGGCTGAAAATGATCCTGAGCGCTACAGGAACTTCATCGAGCAGAAGCTGAAGGACGGAAAACAGCTGTGTGTCGACCCAGAACCACAGCTCTGCCTACAAACCAAGATCCTA aaaccaaaagaaaaagtactCTTTATCAACCTGTGTCAATGGAAAAGGATCCCGGCTCCCCAGTCAGCCAATCATCCTGTGCCTATAAGTGTTGGCAGACCAGAGGATTTCTCTGAGGCATCAG GTTCATATACAGTCATTGATGTTGCCTACAATCCTGATGTTCTGCAAGCAGCAGAAAAAGACCAAGGGATCAAAGATCAGTTAATAAAAATGGCCATGCATTGCATTGAGGAGCGACTCCAGTTCACACTCGCACGTTCATACCGTGTCACTAGTTTTAGCATAAAAGGAAACATTCAGAGAACCAAGGAAAATCTGACGGGCATTAAAACTGACTTCACAGGCTTCAAAGAGATAATGAGAACAG aaaatACTCTTGAAATGATGAGAGGCAGTAGTGAGAGTGAACCAAATCACCTTCCTCAGGTGCTACTGAACAAAAAACAAGCGTCGGGCAAAGGACAGTGTCTCATAGAGGAGATTTCTAGTTCAGAAATCCAGGTGGAGGTTAAGAAACCAGCCTATGAATTAAAGATTGTGAAGGATCAGAATGAGAAACCTCTGAAAATTGAACTAAAAATCAAGTTACCTGGGATTACCTCAGTCTCCCTCTGTGAGCTTAGTGTTTCTGAG gttgATTTATTGATTGAGGTCTCTGAGAAGTACCGATTATACCTGAATCTTCCAGAATCGATTAATACAGAAATGACGACAGCaaaatttgtcaaaaataagTCTTTATTATTCATTACAATGCCACTGGCATAA